A genomic segment from bacterium encodes:
- a CDS encoding integration host factor subunit beta → MIKADLVDIVAKETKITKTQAERAVNAAIESLREALTDGRRIELRGFGVFQVKPRKRGIGRNPRTKEEVEIPPGKTIRFKPGKNLQNIP, encoded by the coding sequence ATGATAAAAGCAGATCTGGTCGACATAGTCGCCAAGGAAACAAAAATCACAAAGACACAGGCCGAACGGGCTGTGAATGCCGCGATCGAGTCGCTGCGTGAGGCTCTGACGGATGGTCGCAGGATCGAACTGAGAGGTTTCGGCGTCTTCCAGGTGAAACCCCGCAAGCGCGGAATCGGACGGAACCCGCGCACAAAAGAGGAAGTTGAAATTCCACCCGGCAAAACAATCCGCTTCAAGCCGGGCAAGAATCTGCAAAATATCCCGTGA
- a CDS encoding DUF3467 domain-containing protein, giving the protein MEEKRIDIQVQADEATLQGKYSTMAQVVHTPEEFWIDFFALLPNTQMARLLARIIVSPQHAKRLGNAILDNVSKYESKYGTIDEGKSSPPQFGFQQ; this is encoded by the coding sequence ATGGAAGAGAAGCGAATTGATATACAGGTACAGGCGGACGAAGCCACTTTGCAGGGAAAATATTCAACGATGGCGCAGGTGGTCCACACGCCAGAAGAATTCTGGATTGATTTTTTTGCGCTTCTACCGAATACGCAGATGGCAAGATTACTCGCTCGAATTATTGTGTCCCCCCAACATGCGAAAAGACTGGGAAATGCCATCCTTGATAACGTTTCTAAATATGAATCCAAGTACGGAACCATCGATGAAGGGAAGTCGTCACCGCCACAATTCGGGTTCCAGCAATAG